A stretch of Leptospira perdikensis DNA encodes these proteins:
- a CDS encoding PP2C family protein-serine/threonine phosphatase: MERSYVKRILFVLFPLFCFGSCFDSLLPYKSVKWSNGWEYRFLTEEEIPYFQPAIEDLSLDYQPYHIPYVSLEKPMPKFLSARIRFRDPLGYKESSLLLRGLVTFFDAYCGDVKLQSEFFYTPPSDPSKVEGTITYNRNFIPILQLPKECLGRNIYIVFFSEGILPLGFSEPPLYGDPTHHHKAIANRTQSFASLGFLFLILGLFSFYLFERRKKKQLLAFTWFSSISGVHFLSQSGFFGLFYYDSILPSFVIFIFTLFLIPISCLYFFDQLIGSNRWNVIRMLWQFHVLFSVVILTLAFTETISMTIALVTFIWLCLPTLVIQIIVAWSQMVAKKPKAILLVIGASALFILNAHDILSSLGILDSVPRSSHWGFFIFVICLTLYGENLFRNSEIKFGTLQKEIVTAARIQSAILPPSPPRWEPMDIHVYYQPSHEVGGDFYDFQALGGRKFGILIADVVGHGLGASIIASLSKFAFFQHYKHWSNPSFLLSAMNEDLVKKSFGRFTTATYFHIDLESQKFMVSSAGHPSFFHWKADSKELVEIKPKGKPLGILPGLTYGEEEYSFKKGDQFLFYTDGLTEEENADRLEYGEKRLAKSFLETIAKQSIDPMANMLENFHYFTGLSGAPHDDITIIHLHVKV, from the coding sequence ATGGAACGATCCTATGTAAAACGAATTCTTTTCGTCCTTTTCCCATTGTTTTGTTTTGGATCTTGTTTTGACTCCCTTTTACCTTATAAATCTGTTAAGTGGTCCAATGGTTGGGAATATCGGTTTCTCACAGAAGAGGAGATTCCTTATTTTCAACCAGCGATCGAAGACCTTTCCTTAGATTATCAACCGTATCACATTCCCTATGTTAGTTTAGAAAAACCGATGCCAAAATTCCTTTCGGCTCGGATTCGATTTCGAGATCCCTTGGGATACAAAGAATCTTCCCTCCTTCTTCGGGGTCTTGTTACTTTTTTTGATGCTTATTGTGGGGATGTAAAATTGCAGTCTGAGTTTTTTTATACACCTCCATCGGATCCTTCAAAAGTGGAGGGGACCATCACCTACAATAGAAATTTTATACCGATTTTACAACTTCCGAAAGAATGTTTAGGAAGGAATATCTACATTGTATTTTTTTCCGAAGGGATTCTGCCTTTGGGTTTTTCTGAACCTCCCTTGTATGGTGATCCCACACACCATCATAAAGCCATCGCTAACAGGACCCAGTCCTTTGCCTCTCTAGGTTTTTTATTTTTGATTTTAGGACTTTTTTCTTTTTATCTCTTTGAAAGGAGAAAGAAAAAACAACTACTTGCGTTTACCTGGTTTTCTTCTATATCGGGTGTTCATTTTTTGTCACAATCTGGATTTTTTGGATTATTTTATTATGATTCTATTCTTCCCAGTTTCGTTATTTTTATTTTTACATTATTCTTAATACCAATCAGTTGTTTATATTTTTTTGATCAATTGATTGGATCCAATCGTTGGAATGTCATTCGGATGTTATGGCAGTTTCATGTTTTGTTTTCTGTTGTTATTTTGACTTTGGCATTTACAGAAACCATTTCGATGACCATCGCTCTTGTTACATTCATTTGGTTGTGTTTGCCAACGTTAGTCATTCAAATCATTGTTGCTTGGAGCCAAATGGTGGCAAAAAAACCAAAAGCCATCTTACTTGTCATCGGTGCTTCTGCTCTTTTTATCCTCAATGCACATGATATTCTTTCTTCACTGGGGATTTTGGACTCGGTACCAAGGTCTTCTCATTGGGGATTTTTTATTTTTGTAATTTGTCTTACACTTTATGGTGAAAACTTGTTTCGAAATTCCGAAATCAAGTTTGGTACTTTACAAAAAGAAATTGTGACTGCTGCGAGAATTCAAAGTGCTATTTTACCGCCATCCCCACCTCGTTGGGAACCAATGGACATTCATGTTTATTACCAACCATCCCATGAAGTTGGAGGAGACTTTTACGATTTTCAAGCATTAGGTGGTCGAAAGTTTGGAATACTCATCGCTGATGTAGTAGGGCATGGACTCGGAGCATCTATCATAGCCTCACTTTCCAAGTTTGCTTTTTTTCAACATTACAAACATTGGTCGAATCCCTCCTTTTTACTCTCTGCAATGAACGAAGATTTGGTCAAAAAATCTTTTGGTCGTTTTACAACCGCTACCTACTTTCATATCGATTTGGAATCTCAGAAATTTATGGTTTCGAGTGCTGGCCATCCTTCCTTTTTTCATTGGAAAGCAGATTCCAAAGAACTTGTTGAAATTAAACCCAAAGGTAAACCTCTCGGTATCTTACCGGGGCTTACTTATGGAGAAGAAGAGTATTCTTTTAAGAAAGGAGACCAGTTTTTGTTTTATACAGATGGTCTTACAGAAGAAGAAAATGCTGATAGATTGGAATACGGCGAAAAACGTCTCGCTAAATCATTTTTGGAAACGATCGCCAAACAATCAATCGATCCTATGGCGAATATGTTAGAAAACTTCCATTACTTTACGGGTTTGTCAGGGGCTCCCCATGACGATATCACCATCATTCATTTGCATGTGAAGGTATAA
- a CDS encoding DNA-binding protein, with translation MDPEILTEKIVTQNKTFLVDLKKNQAGFYLKVSEWSNSKKSSIFLPAEGIDRMIEILNQFKSRISDNENTKDPELGAF, from the coding sequence GTGGACCCCGAAATCCTAACCGAGAAGATCGTAACACAAAATAAGACCTTCTTGGTGGATTTGAAGAAGAACCAGGCTGGATTCTACCTGAAAGTATCGGAGTGGTCGAATAGCAAAAAGTCCTCGATCTTTCTACCGGCAGAAGGAATCGATCGAATGATCGAAATCTTGAATCAATTTAAAAGCCGGATATCCGATAATGAGAATACGAAAGACCCGGAGTTAGGAGCCTTTTAG
- the groES gene encoding co-chaperone GroES yields the protein MASIKPLGDRVVVEPKNESEEKIGSIIVPDTAKEKPQEGKVIAVGQGRYEDGKLVPLEVKVGDTVLYGKYSGTEIKQGGRDLLIIRESDILGVVTN from the coding sequence ATGGCATCAATCAAACCTTTAGGCGACCGAGTGGTCGTAGAGCCAAAGAATGAGTCAGAAGAAAAAATCGGATCCATCATCGTTCCGGATACTGCGAAAGAAAAACCACAAGAAGGGAAAGTTATCGCTGTCGGACAAGGTCGTTATGAAGACGGAAAACTCGTTCCTTTAGAAGTAAAGGTAGGAGATACAGTTCTATACGGAAAATATTCCGGAACTGAAATCAAACAAGGCGGACGTGACCTACTCATCATCCGTGAAAGCGACATCCTCGGTGTTGTTACAAACTAA
- a CDS encoding response regulator transcription factor → MTPKKKVLLVEDHAVTRVGVKHVVNSSADFEVVGEAEHSSQIVGLLTETRPDFVLLDLRIPGENVLNMVKDWKKEHPNLKVVTLTMLDEQPIVHSAIEAGVDGYLLKSDDLSSLTKNLNEIAAGKTVYSKNLKLSFNRKPQDGKVANKKEKQILTLLGHGKTYQEIGTEIGLSKRTVEYHVGRLKDRFNAKTVAELIGRAKEQMLI, encoded by the coding sequence ATGACACCTAAAAAGAAGGTATTACTGGTTGAAGACCACGCTGTGACTCGAGTCGGGGTCAAACATGTAGTGAACTCATCGGCAGATTTTGAAGTTGTAGGAGAAGCGGAACATTCTTCTCAAATTGTAGGCCTTTTGACCGAAACCAGACCTGACTTTGTCCTCTTAGATTTAAGAATTCCGGGAGAGAACGTTCTCAATATGGTAAAGGATTGGAAAAAAGAACATCCTAACCTAAAGGTAGTCACACTCACGATGCTTGATGAACAACCAATTGTTCATTCTGCCATTGAAGCTGGTGTGGATGGATATCTCTTAAAAAGTGACGATCTCAGTAGCCTAACAAAGAATCTAAATGAAATTGCAGCAGGTAAGACGGTTTATTCCAAAAACCTAAAACTCAGTTTCAATCGCAAACCCCAAGATGGGAAAGTGGCAAACAAAAAGGAAAAACAAATTTTGACCCTTCTTGGACATGGAAAAACCTACCAAGAAATTGGAACAGAGATTGGTTTATCCAAAAGAACCGTGGAGTATCATGTCGGTAGACTCAAAGACCGATTTAACGCAAAAACAGTAGCGGAACTCATCGGACGTGCCAAAGAACAAATGTTAATCTAG
- a CDS encoding hybrid sensor histidine kinase/response regulator, with protein MARFQFLSLSKLVLFSITISVLIQCNRSIPTLAPAKTIQGGILDLSKEDPKTLDPFPLAGEWEAFPGELPETEEEFRALDKKEPVKLAVPAYWVNQNLPAHGFVTYRLKLKVNEPLNLMFYLRETSSAYRAYYLNVERGLVLLGSAGKVSKTKEGSVGYYLETARSFRATTSTVLYLQISNYLYSRGGPYYSPVLGEVGKTLLYLRFKERKKAFFFATFLVLAISHLFLFIHRRKDKSPLWFSLLCLSWLVRILLFDRVSRDWFVASDWLEMLQIRLEYMAFCGIQVFSLLFFFQNQKNFLPGKFKRYLLIPILLEFLIIATTPYAVYTKLLIFSQAYMAVILMVAMVAAFRSCFQRETRFIGSMILFGTAVIFSATIYDSIVFFKRWDLPMLTELGFAIFCMCLAIVISKQNAHTWETAEYLTLNLRKEVEWKTLELKKEKEKAEKTGELKDKFISIVSHDIRSPLFGISSVFNLLTESPPSLSPERAKQVLGEASTGLKNILSMVEELIKYSRFQNASVFPDYQLFDFRQVTDQLIERVQEMAKPKNISIITHIEESSIGIGDPNLIEHLIWNLLTNAVKFTKESGTVEISLTEKDKYWNLKVVDTGIGMPPYWAEHILEEGFLFVRKGTADEMGAGVGLAFCKEVAERHGALLTVHSEEDKGSSVQLLLPNFEKIVLVLDDNPGYRKQIRKVLKDLPCILWEEEYPDHALLSVGRLKPDLIIVDFSMPERTGIDFLRDLYSNSEMEEIRSLLVSSSHTDPNTGYKLEATVIEIGGDAFLTKTSPDTKLVELVKRLLDLET; from the coding sequence GTGGCACGTTTCCAATTTTTGTCTCTTTCTAAACTGGTTCTTTTCTCTATCACCATCTCCGTTTTGATCCAATGCAATCGCTCCATACCTACCTTAGCACCGGCCAAAACCATCCAGGGGGGAATTCTAGACCTTTCGAAGGAAGATCCGAAAACTCTGGATCCCTTTCCTCTAGCCGGAGAGTGGGAAGCTTTCCCGGGCGAACTTCCAGAAACTGAAGAAGAGTTTAGAGCCCTAGACAAAAAGGAACCGGTGAAACTGGCTGTTCCTGCTTATTGGGTGAACCAAAATCTCCCGGCCCATGGATTTGTAACCTATCGTTTGAAGCTAAAAGTAAACGAACCTTTGAACCTAATGTTCTACCTCCGAGAAACTTCCTCGGCTTACAGGGCTTATTATCTGAATGTAGAAAGGGGGCTTGTGTTACTGGGATCGGCAGGTAAGGTTTCCAAAACCAAAGAAGGCTCTGTTGGTTATTATTTGGAAACGGCTCGGTCTTTCCGCGCTACTACCTCTACCGTTCTTTATCTACAAATTTCTAATTATCTGTATTCGAGAGGTGGCCCATACTACTCACCCGTACTCGGTGAAGTGGGGAAAACTCTTTTGTATCTTCGTTTCAAAGAACGGAAAAAAGCATTTTTCTTTGCCACATTTTTGGTTCTTGCCATCTCTCATTTGTTTTTATTCATCCATCGCAGAAAGGACAAATCACCCCTTTGGTTTTCCTTACTTTGTCTATCATGGCTTGTTCGCATTTTGCTTTTTGACCGAGTGTCGAGAGATTGGTTTGTTGCCTCCGATTGGTTAGAGATGCTCCAGATTCGTTTGGAATACATGGCATTTTGTGGGATCCAAGTTTTTAGCCTTTTGTTTTTCTTTCAAAATCAAAAGAACTTCCTACCGGGGAAGTTCAAACGGTATTTATTAATACCCATCCTTTTGGAATTTTTGATCATCGCCACAACACCGTACGCTGTGTACACAAAACTTTTAATTTTCAGTCAGGCTTATATGGCAGTCATTCTTATGGTTGCAATGGTGGCAGCTTTCCGGTCTTGTTTTCAAAGAGAAACTAGATTTATCGGCAGTATGATTTTATTTGGTACCGCAGTTATTTTCTCTGCGACCATTTATGACTCTATTGTGTTCTTCAAACGTTGGGACTTACCAATGCTTACGGAACTCGGATTTGCTATCTTTTGTATGTGTCTTGCCATTGTGATTTCCAAACAAAATGCACATACTTGGGAAACCGCCGAATACCTAACACTCAATTTACGCAAAGAAGTGGAATGGAAAACATTAGAACTAAAGAAAGAAAAGGAAAAGGCTGAAAAAACAGGGGAACTGAAGGATAAATTTATCTCTATCGTTTCGCATGACATTCGCTCTCCACTTTTTGGAATTTCTTCTGTATTCAATTTACTTACAGAATCACCTCCCTCTCTTTCTCCGGAAAGGGCAAAGCAGGTATTAGGTGAGGCATCCACAGGACTAAAAAATATCTTAAGTATGGTCGAAGAACTAATCAAATATTCACGGTTCCAAAATGCCTCCGTTTTTCCCGATTACCAACTTTTTGATTTTCGTCAAGTCACAGACCAACTCATCGAACGAGTCCAGGAAATGGCAAAACCAAAAAACATTTCCATCATCACTCATATAGAAGAATCCTCCATAGGAATTGGTGATCCCAACTTAATTGAACATTTGATTTGGAACTTACTTACAAATGCTGTGAAGTTTACTAAAGAATCAGGAACTGTTGAAATCTCTTTAACGGAAAAAGACAAATATTGGAATTTGAAGGTGGTTGATACAGGGATTGGAATGCCTCCTTATTGGGCCGAACATATTTTGGAAGAAGGATTTCTTTTTGTTCGTAAAGGAACTGCCGATGAGATGGGTGCTGGTGTTGGTCTTGCCTTTTGTAAAGAAGTGGCGGAACGTCATGGAGCTCTTCTCACGGTTCATTCCGAAGAAGACAAGGGCAGTTCTGTCCAACTCCTACTTCCTAATTTTGAAAAGATTGTTCTCGTTCTGGATGACAACCCGGGATACAGAAAACAAATTCGTAAGGTGTTAAAGGATCTACCTTGTATTCTTTGGGAAGAGGAATATCCTGATCATGCACTTCTGTCTGTGGGTCGTTTGAAACCAGACCTAATCATTGTAGACTTTTCTATGCCAGAGAGGACAGGAATCGATTTTTTAAGGGATCTATATTCCAATTCTGAAATGGAAGAAATCCGTTCTCTATTGGTTTCTAGTTCTCATACCGATCCAAACACTGGATACAAATTAGAAGCAACTGTGATTGAAATTGGTGGAGATGCTTTCCTTACAAAAACATCTCCTGATACAAAGTTGGTAGAACTAGTAAAACGATTGTTAGATCTAGAAACCTAG
- a CDS encoding peptide chain release factor family protein, whose product MPLSFPVSVEKNHSLQRRMEVLGISEKDLSERFIQSGGKGGQNVNKVSTAVHLIHKPSGKQIKCSVYRTQGLNRYKARDLLCLELERELNPKRTDDALQKLRKKKQDKHRKSVKKKLEKEKPEWNDPM is encoded by the coding sequence ATGCCCTTATCATTTCCTGTTTCTGTTGAAAAAAATCATTCACTACAGAGACGGATGGAAGTACTAGGAATTTCTGAAAAAGATCTAAGCGAACGATTCATTCAGTCCGGCGGAAAGGGTGGACAAAACGTAAATAAAGTTTCCACTGCGGTGCATTTGATTCACAAACCATCGGGGAAACAAATCAAATGTTCCGTCTATAGAACTCAAGGTCTCAATCGTTATAAAGCGAGAGATTTGTTGTGTTTGGAGTTGGAACGGGAATTGAATCCCAAACGTACGGATGATGCCTTGCAAAAACTTCGAAAGAAGAAACAAGACAAACATCGTAAATCCGTGAAGAAGAAATTGGAGAAAGAAAAACCAGAATGGAACGATCCTATGTAA
- a CDS encoding cyclic nucleotide-binding domain-containing protein, producing MNTKVESLKKIYLFQKLNQDELLHIAEKIREVHLPPRNVLYDMGEEAESMYIIKYGTLQISTATSDGDDVNLITLGEGDHFGELPFFDDEKRSAKVEAKENSELYELRYSDLHDMFSKNKEMELKFYKEVTHYYIRRLRKLTHDLAYARELRKRFA from the coding sequence ATGAATACTAAAGTAGAGAGTCTCAAAAAAATATATCTCTTCCAAAAGTTAAACCAAGACGAATTGTTACACATTGCCGAGAAGATCCGGGAAGTCCACCTGCCTCCTAGAAATGTTTTGTATGATATGGGTGAGGAAGCGGAATCTATGTACATCATCAAGTACGGAACCCTTCAAATTTCCACAGCTACAAGCGACGGGGATGATGTGAATCTCATCACTCTCGGAGAAGGGGATCATTTTGGGGAATTGCCTTTTTTTGATGATGAAAAACGTTCCGCGAAAGTGGAAGCCAAAGAAAATTCTGAATTATACGAACTTCGCTATTCTGATTTGCACGATATGTTTTCCAAAAACAAAGAAATGGAGCTCAAATTTTACAAGGAAGTGACGCATTATTACATCCGTAGACTCCGAAAGTTAACCCACGACTTGGCATATGCTCGGGAACTTAGGAAACGTTTCGCGTAA
- the groL gene encoding chaperonin GroEL (60 kDa chaperone family; promotes refolding of misfolded polypeptides especially under stressful conditions; forms two stacked rings of heptamers to form a barrel-shaped 14mer; ends can be capped by GroES; misfolded proteins enter the barrel where they are refolded when GroES binds), translated as MAKTIEFDETARRKLLSGVNKLANAVKVTLGPKGRNVVIDKKFGAPTITKDGVTVAKEIELEDAIENMGAQMVKEVSTKTNDIAGDGTTTATILAQAIINEGLKNVTAGANPMALKHGIDKAVLSAVEEIKKHAIKINSKAEYANVATISANNDPEIGNLIAQAFDKVGKEGVITVDEAKSIETTLDIVEGMQFDRGYVSPYMVTDPEAMIATFNDPFILIYDKKIASMKDLLPVLEKIAQAGRPLVIIAEEVEGEALATIVVNTLRKTIQCVAVKAPGFGDRRKAMLEDIAILTGGQVISEDLGMKLENADVKMLGRAKKVVVDKENTTIIEGAGASKDIQGRVNQIKKQIEDTTSDYDREKLQERLAKLAGGVAVIHVGAATEVEMKEKKARVEDALSATRAAVEEGIVPGGGLTLLRAQDAVKALKLSGDEQTGANIILRALEEPIRMITSNAGLEGSVIVEQARARKGNEGFNALTMVWEDLIKAGVVDPAKVVRSALQNAASIGAMILTTEVTITDKPEPKDAGAGMGGMGGMGGMGGMGGMM; from the coding sequence ATGGCTAAAACAATTGAATTTGATGAAACAGCACGTAGAAAACTTCTTAGCGGAGTGAACAAACTTGCTAACGCAGTAAAGGTAACTCTTGGACCAAAAGGTCGTAACGTAGTTATCGATAAAAAATTTGGAGCACCTACTATCACTAAAGACGGTGTGACTGTTGCGAAAGAAATCGAACTAGAAGACGCAATCGAAAACATGGGCGCACAAATGGTGAAGGAAGTTTCTACAAAAACTAACGACATCGCTGGTGATGGAACAACTACTGCAACCATCCTTGCACAAGCAATCATCAATGAAGGTTTGAAAAACGTTACTGCGGGCGCAAACCCAATGGCACTCAAACACGGAATTGACAAAGCAGTTCTTTCTGCTGTAGAAGAAATCAAAAAACACGCTATCAAAATCAATAGCAAAGCAGAATACGCAAACGTTGCAACTATCTCTGCAAACAATGATCCTGAAATCGGTAACCTAATTGCTCAAGCTTTTGACAAAGTAGGTAAAGAAGGTGTGATCACTGTTGATGAAGCAAAATCAATTGAAACCACTCTTGATATCGTAGAAGGTATGCAATTTGATCGTGGATACGTATCACCTTATATGGTAACTGATCCAGAAGCAATGATCGCAACTTTTAACGATCCATTCATCTTAATTTACGACAAAAAAATTGCGTCTATGAAAGACCTTCTTCCTGTGTTAGAAAAAATTGCACAAGCGGGAAGACCTCTTGTCATCATCGCAGAAGAAGTGGAAGGGGAAGCTCTTGCAACTATCGTTGTAAACACTCTTCGTAAAACAATTCAGTGTGTAGCTGTAAAAGCTCCTGGTTTTGGTGATAGAAGAAAAGCAATGCTCGAAGACATCGCAATCTTAACTGGTGGACAAGTGATTTCTGAAGACCTCGGAATGAAATTGGAAAACGCTGATGTGAAGATGCTTGGTCGTGCGAAAAAAGTGGTAGTAGACAAAGAAAACACAACTATCATCGAAGGTGCTGGTGCTTCTAAAGACATCCAAGGTCGCGTAAACCAAATCAAAAAACAAATCGAAGATACTACATCTGATTACGATCGTGAAAAACTCCAAGAACGCCTTGCAAAACTTGCTGGTGGTGTGGCGGTGATTCATGTTGGTGCAGCAACTGAAGTAGAAATGAAAGAGAAAAAAGCTCGTGTAGAAGATGCTCTTTCTGCAACTCGTGCCGCTGTTGAAGAAGGAATCGTTCCTGGTGGTGGACTCACACTACTTCGTGCACAAGATGCTGTAAAAGCTCTTAAACTAAGTGGTGACGAACAAACTGGTGCGAACATCATCTTACGTGCATTAGAAGAACCTATCCGTATGATCACTTCCAATGCTGGTCTTGAAGGATCTGTGATTGTAGAACAAGCTCGTGCCCGTAAAGGAAACGAAGGATTCAACGCACTCACTATGGTTTGGGAAGACCTAATCAAAGCAGGTGTTGTTGACCCAGCGAAAGTGGTTCGTTCTGCTCTTCAAAATGCAGCTTCTATTGGAGCAATGATCCTCACAACTGAAGTAACCATTACTGACAAACCAGAACCGAAAGATGCAGGTGCTGGCATGGGCGGTATGGGAGGAATGGGTGGTATGGGAGGAATGGGCGGCATGATGTAA
- a CDS encoding helicase HerA-like domain-containing protein — protein MAKKSDVFVSKINEGYPSKGSLYLGAGIFDGETHKDASVSIPLSTLNRHGLIAGATGTGKTKTLQLLTESLSEAGVPVVLMDIKGDLSGLAEPGEENDKIKERTKALGIDWKAASYPVEFLSLSQEPGVRLRATIAEFGPVLISRILELNDTQASVVSLVFKYCDDLGLPILDTKDFKKALQYINDAGKEELEKEYGTVSSQSISIILRKLIELEGQGGEDFFGEPSFDVNDLTHTESKKGNVSIIRLTDIQTKPRLFSTFMLSLLTEIYATFPEEGDLEKPKLVLFIDEAHLVFDEASNDLLKQMETMVRLIRSKGVGIIFCTQSPTDLPKEILGQLGLKIQHALRAFTANDRKAIKTASENYPETEFYDTKEAITTLGIGEAFITALNPKGTPTPLVHTLLAPPASRMGILKPEELDSKIKKSDLVKKYQTTLDRESAHEMLSKKMETIADETEVAEEESGEKRKPSKRTKEKEDPSFVETLSKNPLAREVGRTVAKEVTRGLLGMLGVTPKRGSKRKKTGLFGF, from the coding sequence ATGGCTAAAAAATCAGATGTATTTGTTTCTAAAATAAACGAAGGATATCCCTCCAAAGGGTCTCTCTATCTTGGTGCAGGGATCTTCGATGGAGAAACACATAAAGACGCTTCTGTTTCAATTCCCCTTTCGACTCTCAACCGACATGGCCTGATCGCTGGTGCTACGGGAACCGGTAAAACCAAAACCCTCCAACTCCTGACAGAATCATTATCGGAAGCAGGGGTGCCCGTAGTGCTTATGGACATCAAGGGAGATCTTTCGGGCCTTGCAGAACCTGGGGAAGAAAATGATAAAATCAAAGAAAGAACGAAAGCCCTTGGAATTGATTGGAAAGCCGCGTCGTATCCGGTAGAATTTTTGTCCCTCTCTCAAGAACCAGGAGTGCGCCTTCGTGCCACCATTGCTGAATTTGGCCCTGTCCTTATCTCTCGCATTTTAGAATTGAATGATACACAAGCCAGTGTGGTTTCCCTTGTTTTCAAATATTGTGATGATTTGGGTCTTCCGATCCTCGATACAAAAGATTTTAAAAAAGCCCTCCAATACATCAATGATGCAGGCAAAGAAGAATTGGAAAAAGAATATGGAACCGTTTCTTCACAAAGTATCTCCATCATTTTACGAAAACTCATCGAACTAGAAGGGCAAGGTGGCGAAGATTTTTTTGGGGAACCATCCTTTGATGTGAATGATTTGACGCATACAGAATCCAAAAAAGGAAATGTATCCATCATTCGTTTGACAGACATCCAAACCAAACCTCGACTTTTCTCTACTTTTATGTTGTCTCTTCTCACAGAAATTTATGCGACCTTTCCAGAAGAAGGAGATTTGGAAAAACCAAAACTGGTATTATTCATTGATGAAGCCCACTTAGTGTTTGATGAAGCATCGAATGACTTACTCAAACAAATGGAAACGATGGTAAGACTCATTCGTTCGAAAGGTGTGGGTATTATCTTTTGTACTCAATCACCAACCGATCTGCCAAAAGAAATATTAGGACAACTAGGGCTCAAAATCCAACATGCACTCCGAGCTTTTACAGCAAACGACCGCAAGGCGATAAAAACCGCTTCAGAAAATTATCCGGAAACAGAATTTTATGATACCAAAGAAGCAATCACCACACTTGGAATTGGTGAAGCTTTCATTACGGCCCTTAACCCGAAAGGAACCCCCACTCCCCTAGTCCATACCTTACTGGCACCACCGGCATCCCGAATGGGAATTTTAAAACCAGAGGAGCTGGATTCTAAAATCAAAAAATCGGACTTAGTCAAAAAATACCAAACCACACTCGATCGGGAAAGTGCCCACGAAATGCTTTCCAAAAAAATGGAAACGATTGCCGACGAAACCGAAGTCGCCGAAGAGGAGTCAGGTGAGAAACGTAAACCGTCGAAACGCACCAAAGAAAAAGAAGATCCGAGTTTTGTGGAAACTCTTTCCAAAAACCCTCTGGCTCGAGAAGTGGGCCGCACGGTTGCCAAAGAAGTCACTCGGGGACTTCTCGGAATGCTTGGAGTGACTCCGAAACGTGGCTCTAAACGCAAAAAAACGGGACTTTTTGGGTTCTAG
- the flaA2 gene encoding flagellar filament outer layer protein FlaA2 codes for MGKLGLTKLLLGLFLSIGMLYAQADTGGQNTANTANDEDSPLRKIVLDDFEEAEDWRVKATTPLGETRTLKLVQRGLIKDVFDEKTVPEDGGDKLEKNHILGVKTHFAAKGLDRVELYPPHEYIIKGKVRQISVWVLGRKFRHTLFAKFRDYKDVTHNIRLGRLDFFGWRKLTATIPGFIPQSTRFALLDKNLHFVSLFVTSDVHEVAGDFYFYVDDLQVRTDRSEAKYPGSEIKDNW; via the coding sequence ATGGGGAAATTAGGATTGACCAAACTGTTGTTAGGCCTCTTCCTTTCAATAGGAATGTTGTACGCACAGGCAGATACTGGCGGACAAAATACAGCTAACACTGCAAATGATGAGGATAGCCCTCTTAGAAAAATCGTTTTAGATGATTTTGAAGAGGCTGAGGACTGGAGAGTAAAAGCTACCACTCCCCTCGGAGAAACAAGAACTTTGAAACTCGTTCAACGCGGGCTTATCAAAGATGTATTCGATGAAAAAACTGTTCCAGAAGATGGCGGTGATAAACTCGAAAAAAACCATATTTTAGGAGTCAAAACACATTTTGCTGCTAAAGGGTTGGATCGTGTGGAACTTTATCCTCCACATGAATACATCATCAAAGGAAAAGTAAGACAAATATCTGTTTGGGTTCTTGGTAGAAAGTTCAGACATACACTATTTGCAAAATTTAGAGATTATAAAGACGTAACACATAATATCCGTTTGGGTCGGTTGGATTTCTTCGGATGGAGAAAACTAACGGCTACAATCCCTGGGTTTATTCCACAAAGTACAAGATTTGCACTTTTAGATAAAAACCTTCACTTCGTTTCTCTTTTCGTGACATCTGATGTTCATGAAGTAGCAGGGGACTTTTACTTTTATGTAGACGACCTCCAAGTGAGAACCGACAGATCCGAAGCAAAATACCCTGGATCTGAAATTAAGGACAATTGGTAA